Proteins from a single region of Fusobacterium gonidiaformans ATCC 25563:
- the ctlX gene encoding citrulline utilization hydrolase CtlX, which translates to MQSHITGKVLMVRPVCFGYNEETAVNNYYQKKDKKSVREIQEEALEEFDTMVEVLRRYKIEVKVLEDTLHPYTPDSIFPNNWFSSHENGSIVLYPMFAENRRLERREDIYDFFAEDKMNILDYSPLEKEEIYLEGTGSLVLDRKNRKAYCSLSKRADERLLDIFCQDLVYQKIAFHSYQTVEMERKEIYHTNVMMSVGEKFAILCADSIDNLEERAKVIASLEEDGKEIIFITEEQVEHFLGNALELKNEEGVHLCIMSATAEKILTEEQRKSLEKYAVIIPVKVSTIEKYGGGSARCMLAELY; encoded by the coding sequence TACTATCAAAAGAAAGACAAAAAATCTGTAAGAGAAATACAAGAAGAGGCTTTAGAAGAGTTTGATACTATGGTGGAAGTATTGAGAAGATATAAAATCGAGGTAAAAGTATTAGAAGATACTTTACACCCATATACTCCGGATAGTATTTTTCCGAATAACTGGTTTTCCAGTCATGAAAACGGAAGCATTGTTTTGTATCCTATGTTTGCTGAAAATAGAAGATTAGAAAGAAGAGAAGATATCTATGACTTTTTTGCGGAAGATAAAATGAACATTTTAGATTATAGTCCTTTGGAGAAAGAGGAGATTTATTTAGAAGGGACGGGCTCTTTAGTCTTAGACAGAAAAAATCGGAAGGCTTATTGTTCCCTATCCAAAAGAGCAGATGAAAGGCTGTTAGATATTTTTTGTCAAGATTTAGTGTATCAAAAAATAGCATTTCATTCCTATCAGACTGTTGAAATGGAAAGAAAAGAAATTTATCATACCAATGTGATGATGTCTGTTGGAGAAAAATTTGCGATTTTATGTGCAGATAGTATTGATAATTTGGAAGAACGAGCAAAGGTCATAGCAAGTTTAGAAGAAGATGGGAAAGAAATTATTTTCATTACAGAAGAACAGGTAGAACACTTTTTAGGAAATGCCTTAGAATTAAAGAATGAAGAAGGAGTCCATCTTTGTATTATGTCTGCCACGGCTGAAAAAATATTGACAGAGGAACAAAGAAAGAGTTTAGAAAAATATGCAGTAATTATCCCTGTAAAAGTATCTACCATTGAAAAATATGGTGGTGGTTCTGCAAGGTGTATGTTAGCAGAATTGTATTAA